From the genome of Candidatus Margulisiibacteriota bacterium:
GATTTAAAAAAGAAATCCCTTCATATATCCCCTCTTTTATTTCAACTTTTTACGAACTTAATTACAACTTTATTCTTTTCTCTGCTTATCTGCGCGGAAGCAGCATCTACTTTTTCGGGTACTGGAAATTGTCTGAGAAAATGCGAATAAGACCAGAGCTTCTCAGATTTTTTTTCTGCCCCATTTTCTTTAGCTAACTGCTCCTGTACTGTCCCCTCCAGAGAAATTATGTTTTCTTTTATTCCTACAGTTACATTTTTCGCGTCATAATCTTTGCTAAAGGTAATGACTAATATTTTATCTTTTGTTGTTTCTTCCTGTTTTATCTGATAATCCACATCCATTATGCCAAACTTGTCTCTGGACCAGGCATTGAACTGGTCATCAAACAAAGATTTTTGCAAATCGTTCTTGATAGCTTTGCGTAAAGCTTTTTGTTGACTAACCATTTCTTTAAACGGATCAGTGTTGCTGCCAAAGAAATCTTTATCAAATTTATTATTCAGAAAAACGTTGATTTCATTGTCCATAC
Proteins encoded in this window:
- a CDS encoding Hsp20/alpha crystallin family protein, whose amino-acid sequence is MDNEINVFLNNKFDKDFFGSNTDPFKEMVSQQKALRKAIKNDLQKSLFDDQFNAWSRDKFGIMDVDYQIKQEETTKDKILVITFSKDYDAKNVTVGIKENIISLEGTVQEQLAKENGAEKKSEKLWSYSHFLRQFPVPEKVDAASAQISREKNKVVIKFVKS